ATTTCTTCTACGTCATTTCGGCTTGGTTTTACCGAAAAGTCAACTGCATTTAATCCCGCCAAAATATCCTGATGATGTTGTTTGTAGAATTTCGGACCAATATCTGCCACAATTAATTTATCGACAATTTCAGGATGCGTTGTCGCAAAAAGCATGGCCACTTTTCCACCCATTGAATGCCCAAGAATATCAACTCGGGTTAAATTATTAGCTTGGCAGTATTCAAACACATCTTGAACCATTGCTTCGTAACTCCATTCATCTGAATGAAAACTGCGTCCGTGGTTTCTTAAATCTAAAATATGAACTTGAAATCCGGCTTCTACATATTGTCCGGCAAGCGTTTTCCAGTTATCTGACATTCCCAGAAACCCATGCATGATTATAAATGGTTTTCCTTCGCCTTCTATTTTTGAGTAAAGCATATTTTTTTGTTTTTTACTTTAAAGAATTACTTTAATTTATTAAGATACATATTTACCGTATTATCCAAACCAAGATAAAGCGCTTCTGAAATTAAAGCATGGCCGATAGAAACTTCTAATAACCCTGGAATATTATCTTTAAAAAATTTGATATTATCTAAACTCAAATCATGTCCTGCATTGATTCCCAAACCTAATTCGTTTGCCAATTTAGCTGCTTCGACATACGGATCAATTCCTCTTTCGTTTCCTAAACTATATTGATGTGCAAAAGATTCTGTATACAATTCGATTCTATCTGTTCCTGTTTTTTTAGCACCTTCGATCATTTCTAGAATCGGATCAACAAAAATTGAAGTTCTGATTCCGTTTTTTTGAAATTCCTGAATTACTTCGGTTAAGTATTCTTGATTTTTAATGGTATCCCAGCCCGCAGAAGAAGTAATGGCACCAATGGCATCTGGAACCAATGTAACTTGATCTGGTTTACATTCTAAAACCAAATCAATAAAATTATGCTGCGGATTTCCTTCAATATTATATTCAGTTGTTACAATTGCTTTTAAATCACGTGCATCCTGATAGCGGATATGACGCTCGTCTGGGCGTGGGTGAATCGTGATTCCTTGCCCGCCAAATCGCTGAATATCGACAGCTACTTTTAATAAATCAGGTACATTTCCGCCTCGGGCATTTCGAAGCGTTGCAATTTTATTGATATTTACACTTAACTTTGTCATATAAATAGATAATTAATTCTAGTAACACTATATTTGTTACAGCAAAAATACAAAGTAAAACAGAGCAGTTTTTGGTATTTTTTGATTATTTTGCATCAAATATCTTCAATTGATTTATGACAGAAATTACAAACTATATCACAAATGATTTCAGAGCGATTGATAGTCAGGAAACGATAGCCTCGATTCAAGACTTTTTTATCGATGTAAATTTTTCTCATTTCCCTATTTTAGAAGACGGGGTTTTCATTGGAAGTATCTCTTCTGATGATATCGACACTTTTGACAGTGACAAAAAAGCGATTGATTACAAATATACTTTAGAACGTTTTTTTGCCAGAAAATCAATGATCTGGCTGGATGTTTTAGAAATCTTCGCCAAAAATCACACAAACGTAATCCCTATTCTTGACGAAAATAATACCTACATAGGGTATTATGAAATGGAAGACATCATGAATTTCTTTCAGGAAACGCCATTTTTAAAAGAACAAGGCGGTATTATTATCGTTCAAAAAGGTCTTTTGGATTATTCAATGAGTGAAATTACACAGATTGTAGAGAGCAATAATGGAAAAGTGTTAGGCTGTTTTATTTCTGAAGCTGATTTGGAAAATGTCCAGATTACGGTAAAAATTGGTTTGGGAGCCATCAACGAAATCATTCAAACGTTCCGACGATATGGTTACGAAATTATCTCAGAGCATCAGGAAGACACTTATATTAACAGTTTAAAAGAAAGGTCTGATTATTTAGACAAATACCTCAATATATAAATTATGAATGTGCCAATGAGAAAATTAGTTAATTAGATAATTTCGCATTTCCCAATTATCTAATTGACACATTGACAAATTCTCTAATTTAGCAAAGAATGAAAATAGCCATTTACGGACAATATTATCAAAACAGTACAGAGCCGATCATTAAAGATATTTTTTCTTTTTTCAACGCCAACAATGTTGAAATTATAATAGAAGAAAATTTTCTGAAAATGCTCTACGAAAAACAGCTTATAAAAAAAGAATATAAGACGTTTTCACCATGTACCATTTTAGATAATAGCTTTGAGATGGTAATTAGTATTGGCGGCGACGGAACAATATTAAGAGCCGCAGCTTTAGTCCGTAATTCAGGCGTTCCATTATTAGGAATTAATGCTGGAAGATTGGGATTTCTGGCCAAAGTACAAAAAGAAAACATTGATAGTTTACTTCAGTATGTAATTGATCAAAATTATACCACTTCGGAAAGAACTTTACTGGGATTGACTTCTGAACCAGATAATGAAGCTTTTAAAGAACTTAATTTTGCCATGAACGAGGTCACCGTGAGCCGTAAAGACACAACCTCGATGATTACTGTTGAAACCTATTTAAACAATGAATATTTAAATTCATATTGGGCCGACGGCCTTATTATTTCTACGCCTACTGGTTCTACTGGTTACTCTCTAAGCTGTGGCGGACCGATTTTAACTCCGGATGTAAAAAGCTTAGTAATCACTCCAATTGCACCGCATAACTTAACCGCCAGACCACTGGTTATCCCTGACGACACCGAAATTACTCTTCGTGTCACAGGACGAGAAGACCAGTATTTAGTTTCTTTAGATTCAAGGATTTCTTCTGTAAAGAATGAATCTATTCTCAAAATCAAAAAAACCGACTATAAAATTAAAATGGTTGAAATTCCAGGCGAAACTTTTTTGAAAACACTGAGAAATAAACTGCTTTGGGGAGAAGACAAAAGAAATTAAGCGCATTTATTGTTTCCTACTATACGATAATACCACATTTTCTCGTTCTGCTTGTATTGAATCATCATTAAATGTCTCTAAATCACATCATAAATTGAAAAAAAAGCACATTTAATCAAAGGAACGTTGATTCGTATCGATAATTATTATATTTGCACGCAATTTTGAATTAAATGAAGAAAATTTTTAATTTATTGTTATGTTTTTTCCCTTTTATTACACTAAATGCTCAAATAAATGAGCTTGGTGTTTTTATTGGTGGAAGCAACTTTGTTGGAGACGTTGGAAGCACAACTTACATTAATCCTCAAAAGCTTACTTTAGGCGTTTTGTATAAGTGGAATAAAAGTCCGAGACATTCTTACCGTTTATCCTACATGCAGTCAACCATTACAGGAAACGATTTAGATTCTGATGAAACAGGCAGAAGCCAAAGAGGATATCGCTTTGACAATGATGTAAAAGAATTTTCTGCAGGTTTAGAATTCAATTTTTTCGATTTCAATCTTCATGATTATCATACAAAAGTTACACCTTATATATATTCAGGTGTAAGCTTTTTTATTTATGACGGTTTATACCGTTATATTGATACCCCAAATGTCACGCATAAAATTAATTCGAATTCCTTTGCGATACCTATGACACTGGGTGTAAAATCTAATGTATTCCCTAACCTGGTTTTAGGAGCCGAAGTTGGAGCAAGATATACTTTTACAGACAATATTGACGGAAGTAATCCCAGCACCAGCAATACAAGCATCAAAAAATTTGGAAATTTAAACAATAATGACTGGTATGTCTTTTCAGGTATTACAGTAACGTATACCTTTGGACAAAAACCCTGCTATTGCGCACAATAATAAAAATGAATTTAATAGACTCGATAGACCACTCAAACTTACCTAAACATCTGGCCATAATTATGGACGGAAATGGACGATGGGCCAAACAACAAGGCTTTTTAAGAGCCTTTGGACATGAAAACGGAACAAAATCTGTAAAAAAAACAATCACAACTTGTGCTAAATTAGGTATTGAGTACCTAACTCTTTACGCTTTTTCAACAGAGAACTGGAACCGCCCTAAAATGGAAGTCGAGGCCTTAATGAAAATCTTAATCAATTCCTTAAAAAAAGAACTGGTAACCTTGCAGGAAAACAATATCAGACTCAATGCAATTGGGAATCTTGACAAATTACCAAAAAACGCGCAAAAGGAACTTTTAGACGTAATTGACAAAACTAAAAACAATACCAGACTTACGTTAACTCTCGCTTTAAGCTACGGATCAAGAGAGGAATTAGTAAATGCTGTCAGACAGATTAGTGATAAAGTTAAAAATAATATAATTTCAATAGACACTATTGACGATTCAATTATAAATGAGCATCTTTACACGCAAAATTTACCTGACGTAGATTTATTAATACGAACAAGTGGAGAACATAGAATAAGTAATTTTCTGCTGTGGCAAATCGCCTATGCTGAATTGTATTTTACGAATGTCTTGTGGCCAGACTTTAAAGACGAAGATTTATATGAGGCTATTATTAGTTATCAAAAAAGAGAACGTAGATTTGGAAAAACCAGTGAACAAATTAAATAAACTTTTAGTGTTACAAAAAAGAATACCGCAAATAATCTGTACCCTATTATTATTGGGTAGTTTTTCACAAGTTAAAGCTCAGGAAAGAGTTCCTTTTGATCAAGGAAAAAGATACATTCTGGCTAAAGTTTCTGTTGTTGGTAAAATAAGCTTCAATGAACAAACTGTCGTTACCTTTTCTGGTCTTCAAAAAGGACAGGAAATAACCGTTCCGGGCGAAGAAATCAGTGGTGCAATTAAAAAATTAGGAAAGCTTGGTCTTTTCGACGAGATTGCTTTCTATATAAATAAGGTAGAAAATGATAGTATTTATTTAGATTTAAATATTGTCGAACTTCCAAAATTAAACGACGTTAAAATAACGGGCGTTAAGAAGAGTAAAATCGAAGGACTTATTAAGGATAACAACCTGACTAAAAACAAAATTGTCAACGAAAACTTAATTACAACGACTAAAAATTACATCGAAAACAAATATAAAAAAGACGGTTTTTACAATACCAAAGTAACTATTACAACCACTCCTGACAGCACATCTGGGCATCAGGTAAACATGCTTGTACGAGTTGATAAAGGCGATAAAGTAAAAATCAGTAAAATTGACTTTACAGGAAACGAACAACTCAGCGACAGTCAGTTAAGATCTGCCATGAAAGACACGAAGCAGAAAAATATTTTACGTGTATTTAAATCTTCTAAATTCATTCCAGAAAAGTATAAAACTGACTTAGAAAAAGTTATCGCAGCTTATAAAGAAAAAGGATATCGCGATGCACGTATCATCTATGACTCTGTTACTTACAACAAACAGAAGAACATGCTTGCTATTAAAATTAATGTAGAAGAAGGAAACAAATACTACTTTGGAAATATTAAATTTTTAGGAAATACAGTATATTCAGACCAACAGTTAAACCGTTATTTAGGAATCAAAAAAGGAGAAACTTATAATGGCGTTTTACTTGAAAAAAGAATCGCTGATAACTCAAAACCTGATGGTGAAGACATCACGAACTTATACCAAAACAACGGTTATTTATTCTCTAAAATTAACGCTGTAGAGGTAAAAACGGTAAACGATACAATCGATTTTGAAATTAGAATCACAGAAGGTCCTATTGCCTATTTCAACAAAATCTATGTTACTGGAAACGACAAAACAAATGACCATGTAATTTACCGTGAGTTAAGAACTAAACCAGGAAACAAATACAGTAAAGAAGAATTAGTAAGAACTATTCGTGAGATTGGACAATTAGGTTTCTTCGATCCTGAATCTATTAAACCTGAGTTTAGAAACGTTGATCCTGCTGCAGGAACAGTTGACATTGAATATCAATTAGTAGAAAAAGGATCAAGCCAAGTTGAGTTACAAGGTGGTTACGGCGGTGGAGGTTTCATCGGTACGTTGGGACTTTCTTTCAACAACTTTTCGGCAAGAAAATTATTTGATAAAGAAGCCTATAAACCGCTTCCGATGGGAGATGGACAAAAAGTAGCACTTCGTTTACAAGGAAGTACATATTTCCAAACCTACAGTTTATCATTCTCAGAACCATGGTTTGGAGGCAAAAAACCAGTACAATTTAGTTCTTCAATATCATATAGCAAACAATTTAACAACAATTATATTACAAGAACTGTTGATAGAAGCCAAAGTTTTAATATTTTTACAGTCCAAGTTGGTTTAGCAAAACGTTTAACTGTACCTGATGATTATTTCGTTCTTTCACAATCTGTTAGTTATCAGCATTATGATTTGAATAATTATTACACAGGATTGTTTACCTTTGGTAATGGAGCTTCACGAAACCTTGCGTATACAATAGGAATTTCAAGAAGTAATAAAGGGGTTAACCCAATATTCCCAACTTATGGTTCGGAGTTCAGTTTATCAGCAAAAGTAACACCTCCGTACTCTTTATTTAATGGTATTAATTATGGTGATTTACAAAATCAGAAAGAATACAAAACACAATATACAGGTACAACAACCACTACAGGTGCAGATGGTCAGGCTATAAATCCTGGTGATTATACAAAAACTGAAACCATCAACGGAACATCTGGAACTGTAAGTGTTGGATCAGACTATAAAAGTGCTGATACTGATGTTGCAAAAGTCGATCAGAAAAAATACAATTGGTTAGAATATTATAAAGTTAAATTTAAAGCAGACTGGTATACTAAGATTTATGGTAAATTAGTTTTAAGAACCTTAACTGAATTTGGTTTCTTAGGAGCTTATGATCAATCAAGAGGAGTTGTTCCATTTGAGCGTTTCTACTTAGGAGGAGACGGTATGGCAAACTACTCTATGGATGGTCGAGAAACAATACAATTAAGAGGATATCCTAATAACTCGTTAACCCCAATTATCGAAGACAGAACTAGTTCTAGATACGGACAACAGATTGGAGCAACGATTTATAATAAATTCTCAATGGAATTACGTTATCCAATTACATTAAAGTCATCAGCATCTATATACGCCTTAACATTTTTAGAAGCAGGTTCTTCTTATCCGACATTTAGAGATTATAATCCGTTTGACTTGAATCGTTCTGCTGGTCTTGGTTTACGTGTTTTCATGCCTGCATTTGGATTATTAGGTATTGATTTTGGTTACGGTTTCGACGCATTGCCAGGATCTGTTACTAATAAAGCAAATGGCTGGGAAACTCACTTTATTATTGGACAACAATTTTAAAGAAATAACGTTTGGTTAAAAATCATCGAATAAAGTAATGTTATGAGAAAACAATTTTTATTTATATTTTTAGCCTTGATTGTAGCAAATACAAGTCAGGCACAGAGTAGAACGACTAGAATTGGCTACATTGATATGGAATACATTTTAGAGAATGTATCCGATTATAAAGAAGCTAAGTCCCAATTAGAGTTAAAAGCTCAAAAATGGAAACAGGAAATAGAGGCTAAAAAATTAAATATAAATAAACTCAAAGAAAATTTAAATACTGAAAAAGCATTACTTACCAAAGAATTAATTGAAGAAAGAGAAACTGAAATTAAATTTCTTGAAACTGAAATGCTGGATTACCAAGAAAAACAGTTTGGCGCTGATGGTAATTTAATGAGACAAAAATCTGCATTGGCAAAACCTATTCAAGATCAGGTTTTCACAGCAGTTCAAGATATAGCCGAAGCAAAAAATTACGATTTTGTTTTCGATAAGTCAGCAGACTTAACAATGCTTTTCAGCAACAAAAGATATGACATAAGCGATCAGGTTTTACGTATTTTAAACAGAACCGAAAAACGCGAACAATTGACTAAAAAACAATTGAAAGAACAGGAAGCAAAAGAAAATCGTGAAAACGAAATCGATGAAAATCCTACTTTAGCGAATCGCCAGAAAGCACTGGACGATAAAAAAGCGGCGAGAGAAAAGCTTATTGAAGACAGACGTTTAGAGCAAGAAGCGAAGAAAAAAGAATACGAAGACAGAAGAAAAGCAATTCAAGCTGAAAGAGAGGCTAAAAAAAATGGCACGGTTTCTGAACCAGCTAAAACAACCGAAACAGCTAAACCTGCGGAAACAGCAAAAACAAGTACGAGTACAACAAATACGAATACAACTGAAACCGCTAAACCCGCTGTAACAGGCGAAACCACAACAGAACCTGCAGTAAATAAAGCTGAAGAAAGACAAAAGCTTTATGAGCAGCGTAAGAAAGAATTAGAGGAAAGAAGGAAAAAAATACTCGAAGAGCGAGAAGCGGCCAAAAAAGCAAAAGAGGCCGAAACACAAAAAACAAATACGACCAATAATTAATTAATATTTTAAAAATGATGAAACAAATCAAAACTTTACTAATTGCTGCAATTCTAGTTTTAGGAGCAAGTAACACAATGAACGCACAGGCGAAGGTTGCCCATGTTGATGTTAGCGAGATTATGTCGAAAATGCCTGCGATGCTTGATGCTCAAAATCAACTGCAAAAATTAAGTGGGACATATGATGCTGAATACAAAAAAATGGTTGATGAATATCAAACTAAAATCAAAAAGTATGAGGCAGAAGCTGCAACAGTAACTGAAGCTGTTAACGGTGACCGTTCTAAAGAAGTTCAAGATATGCAAAAAAGAATTGTTGATTACAGAGACAATGCTCAAAAAGAATTGCAACAAAAAGAAACTGACATCGTAAAACCATTAATGGAAAAAGTAAGAGCTTCAATCCAAAAAATTGGAAAAGCTAAAGGTTACCAATACGTTTTAGATGGTTCTACTTTATTATTAGCTGATGGTCCAAACATCACTGCTGATGTGAAAAAAGACTTAGGTTTCTAAGAAAAACTTTAATTACATAAAAACGGCTCAAGCTTAAAAGTTTGAGCCGTTTTTTTTTAGACCATATAAACTCAAAAAAAGGGAACTGATACAAGCCCCCTCTTCTTCAATACACAAAAGTGCATTAAGTTCTTGGAGGACATTTAGTTCCTGATGGAAAACATTCCCAGATAGGCTTTCTGACTTCATCAAATCCAACGATACAAGCAATGCCATAGCATTCTGGTGCATTTCCTCCATTAATTTTTTTCATCTCTTCTTTAGTCAGCTTTTCAGATGACAATTTTTCAATAATTTTCATAGTGTTATTGTTTTTTGGGTGAAGCATAAATATAGTATTTTATTTACAATAAAATATCTTTTTATTTAAAAAACCAAATTGCAGAGAAAGTAAAAAATACTAATTTTGTAGTATGACAAACAATAATCCTATAGGCATTTTTGACTCAGGAATTGGAGGAACTTCAATCTGGAGCGAAATCCATGCACTACTTCCGCACGAAAAAACTATATATTTAGCCGACAGTAAAAATGCTCCTTACGGGCAAAGAACAAAAGATGAAATTGTTGCGCTAAGCAAAAAAAATGTCGAATTTTTACTAGAAAATAACTGTAAATTAATTGTTGTAGCGTGTAATACTGCTACCACAAATGCTATTACAGAACTTCGTAGTGATTATAACGTTCCTTTTATTGGTATTGAGCCAGCAATTAAACCTGCAGCTAATAATTCGCAGACACAAGTTATTGGGATTTTAGCAACACAAGGAACACTAAACAGTGAGCTTTTTAACAAAACGGCCGAGATGTTTCAACACACTACCATTATCGAACAGGTAGGTCACGGATTAGTGCAGTTAATTGAAGATGGAAATTTATATTCTCCTGAAATGACTCAATTATTAGAATCTTATCTACAGCCTATGATCGAAGCCAATATCGATTACCTTGTTTTAGGCTGCAGCCACTACCCTTACCTGATTCCACAAATTAAAAAAATACTTCCGGAGCATATTAAAATTATAGACTCAGGCGAAGCAGTAGCAAGACAAACACAAAATATTTTACGTGATAAAGTTGGCTTTACAGATGCTCAGCACAACGATCCTGTATTTTATGTAAATTCAAACCCAGCGGTTTTGAGCTCTATTTTAGACAACAAATATCCCGTTATAGAAAAAGAGTTTTAAACGATTTAATCGAATTTTCGTTTCACAAACCAAATTCCGTCCAAAGACAAATTAATAGACAGTTTATGATAATTCTCTTTAATCAAATTATCAGAGATACGTCCTTTTTGTCCATATGAATATGAAATATTGATTGCCGAAAAAGTATTTTCAATGGGCAGGTTCACACCAAAAGAAATCGCGGCATTGTTCACCCTTTTCCCGTCTACTTCTAAGTAACCCGTATCAAAATTAGCACCGGCCGAATATTGAACACGATCCCAATATTTCCGTATATTTTTCTTGGGATTAAAATAAGTAAATCCCAAAGCAAATCGGTCTTGATTTACAAATGTGCCATATAACTCCGATTGATTAGTATCTTTCCAAAGGCTCTTTTCGTAATCTAGAGTCATATTCAAAACATTTTTAAATCGCTTGCTTATACCAATTCCAATTTCTAGAGGCATGTAATAATCATCAACATTTGAAGATGCCTCAGATTCTAAAGAACTTACAACTTCATTAGAAATAGTTTCTACAGATTGCACTTTAGAACCTTTTATTTGTGCTGGAAGTTTGAAAGTGGTTCCTATTGTAAGTGTTGAATCGATAACATACTGCGTTCCTAAAGTCGCCCTAAAACCATTATAATCTGTCTTTTTATGAACAGTAGTAAGTGAACTTGCAATTAAAAATGAGCGATCATCAACAACATTCCCAAACAATAAAGCTGCTGATGCACCTACAGTCAATTTTTTACCAAAACGATATCCGTAAGAGAAATCGAAATTATTTAATCCTCCAGAGCCTTCTGCTGTTAAAGTATAGGTTTCCTGACTATCAGCAATAGGCAGAACAAGGTTTGAAATTTTAAAGGTTGAACTTGAGTAAGGCCTTAATGCTACACTAAAAGCCGAATTTTTAGTAACCGGAAAAGCAAATGCTAAATGCGAAAACTGAAAATTATTTCTCTTTTCGGTTCTTGATCCGCTTTCGTATGTTGTTCCGATTGCCTTCCCTCCTATGTCAAACATAAAATGATTTAGAGGCATGAAACCTAATGAAGCAGGATTTAAATTATTGATAAAACTAGTTGAAGGCAATGCAATACCTGAAGATCCAATTGAAGGTATTGAACCAAAATCTGAATCGTATACACTCCCTACTCCATACAATGAATAAGGCGAACTTGAAATACTTTGCGAAAATGAAGTCAGCGACATTAAAATGAAGCAGCTTAAAAAAACTATTTTATTTTTCATCTAATATGAGAGATAATAAATTTTGAGTTGAATTTTATTGTCCTGATGTTTTTGATCTCCTAAAACAAGTCGGTTAACCGATTTAGAAATTCCTGGCAGAGTCAAAATCAAAGAAGATCTGGAATCAGCCGAACGCAGCATTTCCTTTTGAAGAAAATTCCCTAACGGAATGGTATAACCCACATTCTCATTAAACTCGTCGCTTTTCTTGTTTAGGATTCCGAATACTGCCGCTCCTGATGAACTCTGTAGAGAACCGCTGATTCTGTTGAGATTATCTCCCACATACACCTTAAGAGAATCTGCCAGCGGGTATTTATCTGAATACGAATTATTGACGGGTTTCAGAATTAATTTAGCATCAACGATAGCTCCGTTATCCGAAATGTATTTGAGCTTTTTTATGTTCGGAAAATCGATTCTGCAGGCCACTCCGGTTCCAGACTGAATAAATCCTTGTTTGTTGGTTGCCGCACTGGAAAGTTTACTGCTGGATATGGGCAGATTTTGAATAAGTGTTCCTGTTTTATCTAGCGAAATAGAATTAAACTGTTTATCAGTATTTAAAACCGTAAAATCAAGATAATACGATTCGTCTTCGGTATCGGCTTGGTATTTTGAATAATACAAACGCACTTTGCTGGTCGAAGTACTAAACCCAATTACACTAGAAGAGTTGGAAGTGGAAGGAACAAGAACAAGTCCTTTTAGATATTCTGTAAAAGAATCAAAATTGGTAATTTCCCTGCTTTTTATTTTTTGGAAAAGAGCGGCTCCTAAAGCATCATTCATTCTAATGTTGATTGAGTCTTTCTCTGTTGGACGTGGTTTATATGAAATCGTTCCTAAACTTTCATCGCTATAAGTCAGAGTTGAATTATTGTAAAAACTATCATCATCTGTATTTGGTTTTACTTTTTGTGTAAGACGATGAATATCAAATTTCTGAACCTGCGTCGTATCTCCGTAATAATAATTATCATACTTTAAAATCATTGAAATAGAATCGAAGACAAAATTTACAGCTTCTGTATCTGAACCCGAATTGTTCAGCGCATAGGAACTGCCCGAAAGCTGGAAATAACTGTTTGATTTTACTTTCCCGAAAATAGGATCATCATAATTTCCAATTAAAATACGGCTTTGACTTGAAGTTACCAGCGAATCAAAATTGATGGTAGACATTTCGACTGTTACTGTATCGATCATAACTACTTTATTGCTTAAAGCTAAATAATCAGATCCTACAACAAATTCTCCCGCATCTGTATCTGTGCCACATGAAAACATCGTCAAAGCAAAAAACAACAGTAATAAAAACTTACGCATAACTAATTTTTTGGACAAATATAAATTGCCCTCTTCTGCACTGCATCATAACATATACTACTGCGTGTTTTTGGTCTATTAATGCTCTTAAATCATCTATGACAGTGTTACGCTCATTAATATTTCATTCGGCATTAAAAACAGCTGTTTTGTCTATCAAAACGAGCCGTATATATATATTCTTTTTTTAAGCCCAGGCGTCAGCCTACTTTTGAGCCAATAAATTAGGTAATGAAAGTAAGATTTATAATTTGTTTGTTTTTTGTAATGCTGTTTTTAAACATGAATGCACAGGAAAACTTTTCGGCCGCATTGAATTTTAAAACAGAGCCAGTCGATAAAATTGATTTTAATGAAACTAGTTTTTCATTGTTCTTCAACGAAAATCTGACTCAAAAAAGCACTATCAAAAACACATTGAATTATTCGAATCTAAATGTAAACTATGATTTAGGAGATTTTGAATCATTTCAAAACATCGACAAATTCCAAAAAATAGAAGACAAAATTGAATTCTCACAGGAAATTTCAAACTCAACAAAACTTCATTTTTCGGTTACGCCAATGTTTAGTTTCCAGCAGGATTTAGATTTTACTGATTTTACGCTTTTAGGAAGTTTTGAAATAAGCCAGCAATTAAATCCGAAAACAACTTTAAGTATTGGAGCAGCCCGAACAACAGTTTTTGGAAATCCAAAATTCCTGCCAACTGCATCCATACGCTATACGCCAAATGATAAAACGAATGTATGGATTGGTTTTCCGGAGTCCAGCATTTCTTATTCAAACAATACCAGAAATAAGTTCATGCTGAATAATAGTTTCAACGGAAGCTTTTACAATTTAGATGCTCAGAGTAATTTAAACAATACAGCAAAAGCATCTTTATCGCAAATGACTACTTCATTGGAATATGAAAGAAACGTTGATAGAAACTGGTTTTTGAATTTTAAAGCTGGATATAATTTTAATAAACAAT
This is a stretch of genomic DNA from Flavobacterium endoglycinae. It encodes these proteins:
- a CDS encoding NAD kinase, producing the protein MKIAIYGQYYQNSTEPIIKDIFSFFNANNVEIIIEENFLKMLYEKQLIKKEYKTFSPCTILDNSFEMVISIGGDGTILRAAALVRNSGVPLLGINAGRLGFLAKVQKENIDSLLQYVIDQNYTTSERTLLGLTSEPDNEAFKELNFAMNEVTVSRKDTTSMITVETYLNNEYLNSYWADGLIISTPTGSTGYSLSCGGPILTPDVKSLVITPIAPHNLTARPLVIPDDTEITLRVTGREDQYLVSLDSRISSVKNESILKIKKTDYKIKMVEIPGETFLKTLRNKLLWGEDKRN
- the porG gene encoding type IX secretion system protein PorG, translating into MKKIFNLLLCFFPFITLNAQINELGVFIGGSNFVGDVGSTTYINPQKLTLGVLYKWNKSPRHSYRLSYMQSTITGNDLDSDETGRSQRGYRFDNDVKEFSAGLEFNFFDFNLHDYHTKVTPYIYSGVSFFIYDGLYRYIDTPNVTHKINSNSFAIPMTLGVKSNVFPNLVLGAEVGARYTFTDNIDGSNPSTSNTSIKKFGNLNNNDWYVFSGITVTYTFGQKPCYCAQ
- a CDS encoding isoprenyl transferase — encoded protein: MNLIDSIDHSNLPKHLAIIMDGNGRWAKQQGFLRAFGHENGTKSVKKTITTCAKLGIEYLTLYAFSTENWNRPKMEVEALMKILINSLKKELVTLQENNIRLNAIGNLDKLPKNAQKELLDVIDKTKNNTRLTLTLALSYGSREELVNAVRQISDKVKNNIISIDTIDDSIINEHLYTQNLPDVDLLIRTSGEHRISNFLLWQIAYAELYFTNVLWPDFKDEDLYEAIISYQKRERRFGKTSEQIK
- a CDS encoding CBS domain-containing protein, coding for MTEITNYITNDFRAIDSQETIASIQDFFIDVNFSHFPILEDGVFIGSISSDDIDTFDSDKKAIDYKYTLERFFARKSMIWLDVLEIFAKNHTNVIPILDENNTYIGYYEMEDIMNFFQETPFLKEQGGIIIVQKGLLDYSMSEITQIVESNNGKVLGCFISEADLENVQITVKIGLGAINEIIQTFRRYGYEIISEHQEDTYINSLKERSDYLDKYLNI
- a CDS encoding pyridoxine 5'-phosphate synthase, producing the protein MTKLSVNINKIATLRNARGGNVPDLLKVAVDIQRFGGQGITIHPRPDERHIRYQDARDLKAIVTTEYNIEGNPQHNFIDLVLECKPDQVTLVPDAIGAITSSAGWDTIKNQEYLTEVIQEFQKNGIRTSIFVDPILEMIEGAKKTGTDRIELYTESFAHQYSLGNERGIDPYVEAAKLANELGLGINAGHDLSLDNIKFFKDNIPGLLEVSIGHALISEALYLGLDNTVNMYLNKLK
- a CDS encoding alpha/beta fold hydrolase, whose protein sequence is MLYSKIEGEGKPFIIMHGFLGMSDNWKTLAGQYVEAGFQVHILDLRNHGRSFHSDEWSYEAMVQDVFEYCQANNLTRVDILGHSMGGKVAMLFATTHPEIVDKLIVADIGPKFYKQHHQDILAGLNAVDFSVKPSRNDVEEIVSQYVSDFGTRQFLLKNLYWKEPGQLAFRFNLKAFNNNLDAIGKPLADGLVFDKPTLFIRGGNSGYIQDADVDAIRQHFPKLQLETIPNAGHWLHAENPKMFFELTAAFLKE